The following coding sequences are from one Rutidosis leptorrhynchoides isolate AG116_Rl617_1_P2 chromosome 11, CSIRO_AGI_Rlap_v1, whole genome shotgun sequence window:
- the LOC139874764 gene encoding uncharacterized protein → MTLVQARDGKSMTYQVPMLTPTNYPVWAVKVKAIMEAYGIWATVDPRMLGVEIDPEKSKQTLTFLFQARPEEMVLQMASYTDPNKVWDGLKMRYLGMDRVRSARFATLKRELEGLRMKEEESVDDFATKLTGLASKARSLGYELEEVDLVKMLLDSMPMSFLQIVALIQQCFMLNEMLFDEAVETLRVYEERIKGTEKMEGITGGLLLASQEKTLGSNKCGSGYSNRDDYGHGRERGRGSGKVEMVVNESELGHYHNECPSWEKKANLVEEEPALL, encoded by the coding sequence ATGACGTTAGTTCAGGCTAGAGATGGAAAGTCCATGACATATCAAGTACCAATGTTGACACCAACGAATTATCCGGTGTGGGCTGTCAAGGTGAAGGCAATCATGGAAGCTTATGGAATATGGGCAACAGTTGATCCAAGGATGCTAGGTGTGGAAATTGATCCGGAAAAATCAAAGCAAACACTTACTTTCTTGTTTCAAGCGAGACCCGAGGAAATGGTGTTGCAAATGGCGAGCTATACCGATCCAAACAAAGTATGGGACGGTTTGAAGATGCGTTACCTAGGGATGGATCGAGTGAGATCGGCTCGATTTGCAACCTTGAAAAGGGAGCTTGAAGGTTTGAGGATGAAAGAGGAAGAATCGGTTGATGATTTTGCTACAAAATTGACCGGTTTGGCTTCAAAAGCAAGGAGCCTAGGTTATGAGCTTGAAGAGGTGGACTTGGTGAAAATGTTACTTGATTCTATGCCTATGTCATTTCTCCAAATTGTGGCTTTAATTCAGCAATGTTTCATGTTGAATGAGATGTTATTTGATGAAGCAGTTGAAACGTTAAGGGTGTATGAGGAACGAATCAAAGGAACCGAGAAAATGGAGGGCATTACGGGTGGTTTGTTGTTGGCAAGTCAAGAGAAGACACTAGGGAGTAATAAATGTGGTAGCGGGTATTCAAACCGAGATGACTATGGACATGGCCGGGAAAGAGGTCGGGGGTCCGGGAAAGTCGAGATGGTGGTGAACGAGTCCGAACTTGGTCATTATCATAATGAATGTCCTTCATGGGAAAAGAAAGCTAATTTAGTCGAGGAGGAACCTGCACTATTATGA